In the genome of Dermacentor silvarum isolate Dsil-2018 chromosome 1, BIME_Dsil_1.4, whole genome shotgun sequence, one region contains:
- the LOC119436792 gene encoding uncharacterized protein LOC119436792, translating to MKVLFLCGLVLAGALLADAGGQELCALSQEQIKKVLTCMGDHVHSELKGKAKEIIHSQGDNLAQLVKRQCEAEVDFLELLKTAFSEEEAQAIKKAYSECKPAGH from the exons ATGAAGGTGCTGTTCCTCTGCGGACTCGTCCTTGCTGGAGCTCTGCTTGCTGATGCTGGCGGCCAGGAATTGTGCG CGTTGAGCCAGGAGCAAATCAAGAAAGTTTTGACGTGCATGGGAGACCACGTCCACTCGGAG CTCAAGGGCAAGGCCAAGGAGATCATCCACAGCCAGGGTGACAACCTGGCTCAACTTGTCAAGAGGCAGTGCGAGGCTGAAGTCGACTTC CTTGAGCTGCTGAAGACCGCGTTCTCC gaaGAGGAAGCGCAGGCTATCAAGAAGGCATACAGTGAATGCAAGCCGGCTGGCCATTGA